The region AAAAATTAGAAAAGAAAAAAATCTTGCTCCTCAAAAATTTTTTAATCCGAATCACTTAAGTTTTTGAAAGAGCCAATCTAAAATTACATTTATTGAACAATATTATAATTTATTCGTAAAAACTATTTATATGTTTAAAAATAATAATGAATATTATGATATTATGGAATAAACATCAAGAAAAACTATTTTTTTTAAACTCAAAAAATTTCGCATCGCCAAGACAACTTTTCTATAAAACCGAAGACGGGAGATATCTTGCATACTGGCCTAAAAAATATAGGGGCAGAAAATCAACTCTTCAGGCCAGAAATTCTCTGATAGGCAACTATACTGAAAAATGGGTTGCAGACCTGTTTGAAGAGATAATTGATGATGAAAATCTCCACATTGTCCAGCAGGCAAGAATCCCTTCAGTAGGAATCACCTCAAAATCCCCTGCAGATATTGCCGTTGCAACATCAGATAACAAAATTTTAAAAGCGTCACAGGTAAAACTTATATGTGAGGTAAAAATGTCATTGGTGTGGAACTGGGAATATGACCCTCGCCAGGATAATATTTGTGAGGTCGGGGATTTCAGAACCCATCAGGGAAAGCCAAGTTTCACACGTTCGGATTCTGTCTTAAAAGCTATAGGCAAATGCATTGACATTAGGGTTTCAAATCTGGAATCAAGTAAAATACCAATAATTGTTGTGGGAAATGCACCGCTGTCAAACGGATTTTCAAAAAAAGCGGATTACTTGAAACATGCCGGGCTGATTCAGGGATTCTGGTCACTAAATCCGTTCCCGCTAAATCATGGAAATACCCGAAAATCCACACCTAAAAAAGGATTTTACAGATTTGACAACACCTCCGAGTTAAAAAGGCATCTGAATCAATTGTTCGACCAGGACTTGAATTTCTTTTCAGGCATGCAAAGTCCTGAAAGTCTTGGGAAAATGATTGAAATAGCTGATAGACAGGACAGTTATGAAAATAAGGGATTAAAATTTTTAAATCTCCTAAAGAGGTCTTAATGTGGTAAGAAAAACGGAAAGTTCATCATTCGGTTCTGTGTTGAGGGAATCTCACAATTCCAAAAAATTTTACAGTGCAAAACTATTCGATCAATTCAAAATCCCGAAAAACATAGAGTTCAAGGAAAATAAAATAGAAAATAGTGACTTAAATAAAATTTACTGCAAATCCAGTGAGGACATGAGTGAAATACCTGATGACAGTGTTCATCTCATGGTTACCTCACCTCCGTATAATGTCGGAAAGGAATATGATGAGGACTTGTCACTGGACGAGTATCTCAGACTTCTGAGTTCTGTTTTTGGCCAGTGCTATAAGAAACTGGTCACAGGAGGGCGTGCCTGCATTAACATTGCAAACATCGGCAGAAAGCCATACATTCCTCTTCATGCAATGCTTATTGAAATAATGCTTGATTTGGGATTTTTGATGAGAGGTGAAATAATCTGGGACAAGTCAGCAAGTGCAGGAGGATCATGCGCATGGGGAAGCTGGATGTCAGCATCCAATCCTGTATTAAGGGATTACCATGAATATATTCTGGTTTTTTCCAAGGGTTCATATTCAAAAAACAAGGCTCAGGAAAAGCGCGATACAATTGCCAAGGATGATTTTATTCAGTGGACAAAAAGCATATGGACATTTCCTGCAGTCAATGCCAAAAAAATAGGCCATCCTGCACCATTTCCAATCGAATTGCCGCACCGTTTAATAAATCTTTACAGCTATGAGGGAGATGTTGTTTTAGACCCATTTTGCGGAAGCGGAACAACATGCATTGCAGCTTTACAGAATAACAGAAATTATGTCGCTTATGAAATTAATCAGGACTATGTGGATTTGGCTCAAAAAAGAATTGATAATCATAAATTTATTTAATAATGTTTTCCAAATATAATATTATAAAATAATTGTGGGATTATTATGGATACACCAATAGTGATATTGAATTATAAAACATATTTGGAATCAAGTGGTATAAAAGCTTTGGAACTTGCGCATGCTCTGGAAAGTGCTGCAAACGAATCAGGAATTACTATGGTTGCAGCTCCTCAGGCAGCAGACATATACAGAATCAGTCAAGAAGCTTCACTCCCTGTTTTTGCTCAACATATTGACCCTATTTCACCAGGGGGACATACCGGTTCTAACTTAATCGATACTTTAATAGAAGCAGGTGTAAGCGGTTCATTAATCAATCATTCAGAACAAAGAATGAAATTGGCAGACATTGATGAAGTCATTAAATTATGTAAGGCTAATGAAATAGAATCCTGTGTCTGTACCAACAATATTGAAACTTCAAAAGCTGTAGCAGCACTCAATCCTGTTGCAGTAGCTGTTGAACCTCCTGAATTGATAGGTACTGGAATTCCTGTATCTCAGGCACAGCCTGAAGTTGTTGAAGATACAGTCAATGAGGTCAAAGCTATCAACAAAGACATTAAGGTATTGTGCGGTGCTGGAATCACTACTGGTGATGATATGAAAGCCGCAATGGATTTGGGTGCTGATGGAGTATTGCTCGCATCAGGAATTATTAAGGCAGAAAGTCCAAAAGATGCTTTACTTGATTTGGTAAGTAAATTATAATGATTATGAGTGAGAGAAATGGCTGAATTTAATACAATTGATGACTTTGATGTAGAAAATAAAACCGTACTTGTAAGAATCGATGTTAACTCTCCTGTTGACCCTGGTTCTGGAATCATCCTGGATGATACAAGATTGAAATTGCATGCAAAAACAATTAAGGAATTGTCCAATAAAGGAGCTAAAGTTGTTATTCTTGCTCATCAAAGCCGTCCTGGTAAAAAGGACTTTACAACTTTATTTCAACATGCAGAAGCTTTATCAGACATTTTAAATTTAAGAGTAAAATATGTAGATTCTCTTTTCTCATCCTTGGCTAAGGATGCTATCCGTAATTTAAAACCACATGAAATATTACTTCTTG is a window of Methanobrevibacter sp. DNA encoding:
- a CDS encoding site-specific DNA-methyltransferase, which encodes MVRKTESSSFGSVLRESHNSKKFYSAKLFDQFKIPKNIEFKENKIENSDLNKIYCKSSEDMSEIPDDSVHLMVTSPPYNVGKEYDEDLSLDEYLRLLSSVFGQCYKKLVTGGRACINIANIGRKPYIPLHAMLIEIMLDLGFLMRGEIIWDKSASAGGSCAWGSWMSASNPVLRDYHEYILVFSKGSYSKNKAQEKRDTIAKDDFIQWTKSIWTFPAVNAKKIGHPAPFPIELPHRLINLYSYEGDVVLDPFCGSGTTCIAALQNNRNYVAYEINQDYVDLAQKRIDNHKFI
- the tpiA gene encoding triose-phosphate isomerase, whose product is MDTPIVILNYKTYLESSGIKALELAHALESAANESGITMVAAPQAADIYRISQEASLPVFAQHIDPISPGGHTGSNLIDTLIEAGVSGSLINHSEQRMKLADIDEVIKLCKANEIESCVCTNNIETSKAVAALNPVAVAVEPPELIGTGIPVSQAQPEVVEDTVNEVKAINKDIKVLCGAGITTGDDMKAAMDLGADGVLLASGIIKAESPKDALLDLVSKL